The Rhipicephalus sanguineus isolate Rsan-2018 chromosome 10, BIME_Rsan_1.4, whole genome shotgun sequence genome segment ACTTTCAATTTTGTATGAGTACATGCAGCCACACACATGCAGACACACGCTCGGGCATACGTAGTGATTGGTTGAACCGAGTGATTGGAATACGAGTGATTGGCTATACTCCCCTGCATCGGACATCTGCACGGATTTTCACGAGGTTCATGTTTTTATTGACCGTATCATCAAGTAAATGTACCCTTACCGATAAACGAACATGGGATCACGCGCGCAATGCCCGCAAAAGTACAGACACATAGGGAGCTTTCgaacagcgtacgcaaagctttgcgttggctattcgcgcaactgcgcatgcgtcgtacgcttaagtgacggaaatagcgggcctcaaacgctaacgctaacttagtgtacgctattcgaaaactccctaatctCCGCGAACTCGCTCCTTTACGCGCCGCTACGGCGCACACACCTTTTATAACCACCTCCCCATTGGCGTAGGCAGGCGAGAAGGTGAGATCAAAACACATTCCCGAAAATTTTAagtggacactaaagagaaaaacgattttttttcccataatagtaaattactctttcacaattctaaAATCACCACTCTTAcctcgagaagacgcttggtaagcgagaaaatgcgcaaaaagaaaatgcgggtggcgacgccaccttgaaatccccgcatcaaacgccgtgacgtcataaatttcgtCGGCATCTACTGGGTCCTACGTAGTTTGTAATCGGTATGAAAGCAAGTgtactgtcctctgagggggtcacaGACTTAATACACTAAGTTTCAACAAGTTTCTTCGAGCCAATATTacaaaaatacgaaaaatacttcaaaatgtgtgacgtcacgcgtggaggtttcggcgcgaaatttaaaaatgaaactttgttcTTGATTTTCTCGATTAATAaatctatgatggtgaaattaacgacattagagttctcaaagtacaatatATCAATCTAAACAGCTTCtacttagtgtccctttaaattttgCAAATGTAtatatagacacgcacacatacaaacgcacgcacaaacatggaTGCATAAAGATTCATTGAAACATCCCCCCCGTACGCCCAAAATATTTCTATGAATCTGCCCCTCACCCAACCCGACCAGTGCCTGCTCATCTCCCTCCACTCCTGCGGCACACTCAACATTCAATGCCTCCTctccgcgctgcgcatgcgcactccCTCGCGAGGCGcaatgtccacatatgtggacgcaacttgttttttcCAGTTCTTTGGACTAGTGGCCAAGAAAGTGCAAGATACATTGTGCACAGTATGAATTGAACATTCTGCATAATCAGTGTGTCTTTATTTAACCTCAATGTGCTGCCTGTGACTGTAGACGATCATTTCtgtgaaggcactacgatgttcgaAGGGTTGTTCGATGTGCCGTGTTCCAGGATCAACGtcaaaatatttttctatgcTCGAAATGAATGCAACCAAAAACAAGGTGCCACTTCAAGCGTATGACTCGATTCTTTTTATGTAAAAGTGGAACACGGCTGCCTGCAGAATAAAAAATTAATTATAAGTTAATTACAATTAATTACTGAAACCCGCACAAAACAACATAccttctttgctttctttcttagAATGTGATACCGAGTACCTTAATTGGAACTATCCTGCATGAATTTGACACATCTGTTGACAGTCCATCATAATTTGCACCTGAAGGGGTTAACTTCCCACAGCTGCCACGCACCGTGTCCAATGGTGTCTTATCACTTAGACTTTACGCAGAACATCACTGCATCAGCAAATTTTTGTTTGCAGGCTCCCTGTGAAATTGCACAGCGGTAGTTAAGCTCGCAATATTACAGTGATGTAATTCCACAGCGGCACCAGTGCACTTTGCAGGTAGCACAGTGGTACTGTGCGTCATGCCATGAAAGGCCATGCCAATTTAGGTtgtaatcattacactacagttaaaaaaaaacaaataatgttCCCTATGCTTTCGTGAGCTTACTTGTCTGTTATAATCATTTGATTGTGTGCAACAAGGAAACAAGCCcttcgaacaattccccttctttagcATTGGGACCAGTCACTTGCAGAGTATGGCACGTTAAAGCTTTCTAGGGTGTATGCCAGAAATATTAGCACACCTGATAAGCCTATGTCACCATTGCAATGCTTTGCCCGCCAGGAAAACTAGACACAATTTCCTTTTTGTTTTATCAATTTGAAGTTTAATAGCCGTTTATAACACATTACGATGCATTTTTACAATTTCCGGCACCCAACAAACTTGTTGAAGTGTGCAGGATCAAATTTCACACGTTTCATCACATTTTTTCCCGCAAAGGTGCATACATTAGGAATGCAATCTTTACTCATTTCAACAGCTACACATTTTCTGCAGCAAATTCTATGCCTTAGAAACGGTagctaaaattttttttttaaattggagGCGACTCTAATCCTTGGCTTGTAGTGGCAGTTGTGTCCGGTAGTGGGActtgcacgtcggcgttcgtgtgctttGGTGTATTCCTTGGCTTCATGACtgcgaaacagcgcgaaaaaacgaggaCATACGCACAAGCCATACCAACAAGTTCAGTCCCATACCCTTTTAAAgtgttccttgggttaacttttgTGTATTGTTGCACTGCCGAAGTGGATCTTGGAGGTCACGTAGAAAGAAGTgcatggttgagatctgctctgccagatgacgcaacgatcccagctgctcacaagaaaatcgtGTGCTCTTTCAATTAACTcatttcaattaattttcattaattatcccgacagttaattggccctgaAGTAAAATTATGCTCCGATATTACATGTATCcagtataactcttaacttgaaccgaaaccatcgatttcgtaccagttttattgaGACTTTACTGAATAGTATTCGGAAAACTGCAAGAGTTCGATTGGAAGTGGTTGGAAGAGTATCGCTTTATGCTCGCACCACTAAAAATGAAAGGTCACTTGTGATCCAACAGCAACTCTCCCACAAGGTTCAAAAATGTCTTTGGTGGACAGGGCATTCGCAATGGGACACCCCTGCCACTTCTTGTAATAGTTGCATAACTATCACACGTGTCATACTTATGCAGTTACGTAACATAGAACGTATGACCAACATGTTGGTCATGCATAGAAGCTGAACATGAAGAAATGAGAGTTGAACATACTCTGGTTGCCAGTTAGGGCCCATACGGACACTGCTTCAGCATAAATGCATACCACAAGTTTTATTGGGGCAGCTACGTAACAGTTGAAGTAGATATGGATGACATTTAAAAGTACGAAGTCATTCTTGGTCCATTTCGGCGAGGGACCGACGCACGTCCATCAGACCCCGGGCCTTCTCCTGTTCCTCGAGCAGTCGAAGTCTCAGCTCTTCGCCTTCCATCTTTGAGTGCAGCGCGATGACTCGCAGCGTACCGGCCAGTTCGATCTCGGCTCTGCGAAGCTTCCTCTCCACATCATCGTGGAAGAGTGGACTCTGCGAATTTGAAGTAATGATGTGACTTCGTGAAAATTTGCAAATTGAGCTGTCTGGTGTGTATTCATCCTAGATCATACAGCGCTCACAGAAAGAAGGAGCACAGAAAGAAATGCACGACAGGTGTGACGCAGCTCACATTTCGATTAGAACAGAAGCTTGTGGCATATTACAGTACTCATGGACTCAAACGTGACATCAAATTTTTCAGTATAACGACTggcatgcgcaattgctcgagatagccacgtcatgtcgtgacgaatctggtctctacagATAATGTTGGCCCTGATCTACGCATTCGAGTCGAAATTATGTTGATATGATCTGAACTGaggacggtggaaacgaaagtatgtgcgttacttagccctaaattgtccggTTTCAATCTTTGAGTACTGTACATGTACACATTAAAGATGCCAAAAGAATGGCAGAAACTTATGCACCGTTTCGTACATcaggtgcataggcgtgcgcagggttccccattagggggggcaaaggttcatcgcagcgcccccccccaccctattaagtcagtgtatggggcagattttgcgccccccccccctaggtgactcgaagggtcaatgtacggggcagattttgcgccccacctcttaagtgattagggggggtggccgccccccctgtgcgcacgcctatgatcaggTGCAATGCTATGTATGTGCACTGCCATGTCCTCCTTGCAGTAGATGCGCTCGCACCAAGTaatagttcaatgattttaccacatgtaatatgatttcttttttttcatttttagactgagtaataaatgaagatgctttgtgccttagaaataaataaaacccTGTTGTTTATACAGTTGTCGATAGGTTCTTCTGAATCGCTTAGCATTCATTTGTTTTTATATCGCAGCCTCCGTGATTAGTTCCAGAAGCAcgcagccggagccaatcacggaggccacgtttacaatgACGAAATTCAAGCACGAGACACGCGAACTTACACATTTTGCTCAgagaacttcttgcatagcttccacagcattgCAACTTATAGTGAATGCGGTTAAATTATTTGTGCTGATGTGATGGTGCTATTGCTTAAAAGACAACAACTTGTGCACTTCAGACTTGCTGACAACTCCAAAATCCTTGATGCTTTGAGATTTGAAATTATCATCCACGTAAGAAGGAGGGGATGGGGGGGTTTACATGCACTATAAACATTATATGGTGCATGTAAAGCATAGTTACATTTTCGTTCTCAAAGAGTCCATCTGAAATTTGGTTGGACACTTCATAGGCCCTTGTCAGGACGTCAGCAGGAATGTGGGACACCTCAGCCAGCTTCAGACCTGGAAAAGAAGTGCAGCGACAGCAAAGCAACGAAACTTTGAAAAACTATGACAATATAGTAAGCATACGTTACAAATCCATGTGTGTCTGTAACAAAGAGGTTTAGAATAGTAAAGCCTTATTACTGTATACATAATTTCAAACTCTGGAAAGTGCGAACAGGGGCATCAGGGTCAATACAGCGATACCTCATGACCTCGTGTTTAACTAAAGCGCACAGAAGTTTTTATTTTGATGATAGATCTTAGTATATAACCACTAGAAAAACGCATAAATGTCGAagtagtacactcaaacctcattataacgaagtcacatctgccagaaaatgacttcgttatatccgaaaattccttataaacgattatttgtaacactgtatctatgacaagactatttttcacttacttcgttataaccgatcattcgttatatccgtgttcgttatatcgaggtttgagtgtaatgccAATGCACAAGTATGTgaggatataaaaaaaaaaagccgagcgTAGCTTGcattagtggcgcaaggctaaaggcacagcaGAGCTGATCGGTTCCTAGCTGGTCCTAGCCATGCGAAGTGATACTAAGTAATGCCAAGTGATTCGAAGTTCCAGTCGTGTCCAGGACAGTGGCCTCTCGCCGTTCCGGCTGTGCTATGTCGTGGACTACTTTAAACGAGTTGAGTCCAGCAGTCTCGCGAACCTTCTTCAGTCTCCCCATGTCTGTGTCTGGCGCGCCGCCGCCATGCGCCAGCTTTATACGGTAcggaggagcgcatgcgcagttggccgtgaTGTCACATCTGGCACGACCGAGCGGTTGCATGCAGTGCTCAGGCTGGCGGGCTGGTGGCGGAGCCGTGTATGGGCTAGCAAAGCAGGCGCACAGCCGTTCAACCGGTTGCTATAGGCcaaacgcgatgacgtcattgcaTTGTGCCGGTAGAGTTTTTTTGAACGACCAGCACGGTTTTCcagatagcttaaacagcttcgttgttaaaagaaaaaagaacaggagCTGTTACTAGTGTTTATCACAATTGCCAGACACCGAGAGTCTGACTGCCCTTCCCGACTATATCACAAGCTGCACTTTCTGTTAAgatgctttattctttcattcatttataGGTCAAGCAATCCTCGTGCTTTTGAAAGCTGCCAATAAAAAGTAGCTGCTCACAACTTTCATAGAAGTTGGACGGGTGCTGCTACTAACGACGGAGAGCATGGAAGTTACAAATAATTGATTGATGTTGGTGGAAAATAAACAGGAACCATCCAAATTAATGATGATTCACAAGCCTTTGTTATAATAATGTGACGACAAAAAACATTGATGTCGCTgaaatttctcgaatctgttCTTTTGGTAGGAGTTCGACAAAGGCTCTGGCAATTTTTAGAGAATTTGGAATGCCTGAGAAAGAAAACAGCACACAATAAAAAGGATGATCTAGCGCTATGGTGTCATCATTGAGAGCATTCCCGTTCTGTGTGCGCTGTATTCGTTTTGCAATGTTCAGAgaattttgctttttttctccacttgCATTGCCATGTCCTCAAGTTTAAGCAACAAACCTATCAATCTGAAATCTTCAAAAATTTGTAAAGATCCTGCAGATGTGACGAAACAAAGGACGAGTGTTTTTTAtaagcatccttttttttttgagggggggcacacacacactctcttaGGGGTTTATATATTTTGTTGACAATAATTTACCTTTAGATGCAGCACAAATGCCTTGGCATACTATAGGTATGGCCAAGACCGAATTATATTTGGACCACACTATGGCATCCAGCCATTTAATGTGTCATCGATTTCGCCACCTTTCAGAACTTTTCTGAAAAATTCTGTCACGGAATGGGCTACGCAGGCACAACCCCAAACTTTTTTATGGTATGTACATTTTGCGATTTGTAATTGGCCACCCCTTGCTCTGATGCCaataaggtcttttttttttttctgttcacaatGTTCATAAAAGATGCGAGGTAAGCGATGCACTAGAAGTAATGCACTACTTTTCCGCAATTTCTCAATTATAGTTTGTCAAGGCTGTAATCAGTCACTGTACTCAGTTACCCTCTTGAAGGAGGCAATTAAACTGGCAACTGGTTAGATTGCAATTCCAATTACTATAACGACTATACTGTAATGTATTACTGTAATGTATAATGTACTAAAGTAATCCACTACTTTTCAGTAATTTGTCAATTACAGTCCATCAGGACTGTAATCGGTCACTCTTGAAGGAAGCAGTTGAAATCGCAAGTGGTTAGATTGCAATTTCAATTAATATAAACATACTATAATTATTATAATGACTATAATATACTGTTCTAATTATTATAATGTATAATGTACTACAAGTAATCTGCTACTATTCAGTGATTCCTGAATTATTT includes the following:
- the LOC125760088 gene encoding mutS protein homolog 4-like, with protein sequence MEVETEDEGDDRPDDSPDGSGTRLRYTHRLARGTCSELNYGLKLAEVSHIPADVLTRAYEVSNQISDGLFENENSPLFHDDVERKLRRAEIELAGTLRVIALHSKMEGEELRLRLLEEQEKARGLMDVRRSLAEMDQE